The Pseudomonas sp. FP198 genomic interval CCTTATGAAGCCTTGTTGTCATTGGAGAGCATGACCGTGTCCACGTTCAGCCGAACATGAACACGGTCGACAAAACGCTCGCTCATCGACCGATGGGAAAATCCGACCGAACTCTGCCTGAAACGCCACAGTCCACCCTCCATCGCAACCACCTGCCATGGAGAACGAAAATGGCCGATTACCCAACCCCACCCTTCCCCAAACAAAGCCAACCCGTCCCCGGCAGCCAGCAGAAGATGGACCCGTATCCGGACTGCGGTGAACAAAGCTACAAGGGTTCCGGTCGCCTGGCGAACAAGATTGCCCTGATCACCGGCGCCGACAGCGGGATCGGGCGCGCGGTAGCGATTGCCTTCGCCCGCGAAGGGGCTGACGTGGTCATCTCCTACCTGAACGAGCACGAGGATGCCAAGGAGACCGCGCGCTGGGTCGAACAGGCCGGTCGGCAATGCTTGCTCCTGCCGGGCGACCTGGCGGACAAGGCCCAGTGCCGCATGGTCGTCGATGAAACCGTGGCGCGCTTCGGCCGCATCGACGTCCTCGTCAATAACGCCGCGTTCCAGATGACTCACGAAACCCTGGAAGAGATTCCGGACGAAGAATGGGTGCGCACGTTCGATATCAACATCACCGCAATGTTCAGGATCTGTCAGGCCGCGGTGCCGCACATGAAGGCCGGCGGATCGATCATCAACACCACCTCGGTCAATTCGGACATGCCCAAGCCGACGTTGCTGGCCTATGCCACGACCAAAGGCGCCATCGCCAATTTCACCGGTGGCCTGGCGCAGATGCTCGGGCCCAAGGGCATCCG includes:
- a CDS encoding SDR family oxidoreductase produces the protein MADYPTPPFPKQSQPVPGSQQKMDPYPDCGEQSYKGSGRLANKIALITGADSGIGRAVAIAFAREGADVVISYLNEHEDAKETARWVEQAGRQCLLLPGDLADKAQCRMVVDETVARFGRIDVLVNNAAFQMTHETLEEIPDEEWVRTFDINITAMFRICQAAVPHMKAGGSIINTTSVNSDMPKPTLLAYATTKGAIANFTGGLAQMLGPKGIRVNSVAPGPIWTPLIVATMPEEEVQNFGSQTPLGRPGQPVEVAPIFVLLASDESSYISGSRYAVTGGKPIL